In Roseomonas fluvialis, one genomic interval encodes:
- a CDS encoding NADH-quinone oxidoreductase subunit C: MAENEIAAAEPAAPENPLRALGAAIAAAAGGIVTDVSILRGAELVLHAQRNALPVLMTLLRDDPRFAFEQCMDICGVDWPERAERFEVVYNLLSLAHNQRLRVVVTTDADSPVPSIAGIYASATWYERETWDMYGVVFAGQVDLRRLLTDYGFEGHPLRKDFPLTGFVELRYDEELKRVAYGPVQLAQEFRNFDYLSPWEGMTTLPGDEKIHLNRLEGPA; encoded by the coding sequence GTGGCTGAGAACGAGATCGCGGCGGCCGAACCGGCCGCGCCCGAGAACCCGCTGCGCGCTCTGGGGGCCGCCATCGCGGCGGCCGCTGGCGGTATCGTCACGGATGTGTCGATCCTGCGTGGCGCGGAACTTGTGCTGCATGCGCAGCGCAACGCGCTACCCGTGCTGATGACGCTGCTGCGCGACGACCCGCGCTTCGCGTTCGAACAGTGCATGGACATCTGCGGCGTCGACTGGCCTGAGCGGGCCGAGCGATTCGAGGTGGTCTATAACCTGCTCAGCCTCGCGCATAATCAACGGCTGCGCGTGGTGGTCACCACCGACGCCGATTCGCCGGTCCCCTCGATCGCCGGCATCTACGCGAGTGCCACCTGGTACGAGCGTGAGACGTGGGACATGTACGGCGTGGTCTTCGCCGGCCAGGTCGACCTGCGCCGCCTGTTGACCGACTACGGCTTTGAAGGCCACCCGCTGCGCAAGGACTTCCCGCTGACCGGCTTCGTCGAGCTGCGCTACGACGAGGAACTGAAGCGCGTGGCCTATGGCCCGGTGCAGCTCGCGCAGGAATTCCGCAACTTCGACTACCTGAGCCCTTGGGAAGGCATGACCACGCTCCCGGGCGACGAGAAGATCCACCTCAACCGCCTGGAGGGCCCGGCATGA
- the nuoG gene encoding NADH-quinone oxidoreductase subunit NuoG gives MAKVTIDGIEVEVPNGASVLQACEAAGKEVPRFCYHERLSVAGNCRMCLVEVEKAPKPVASCAYPVMDGMKVFTDTAVVRQARRNVMEFLLINHPLDCPICDQGGECDLQDQAVAYGHDKSRYEEPKRAVKDKDIGPLVKTVMNRCIQCTRCVRFSAEVAGTPELGGTNRGENMEIGTYVEKALTSELSGNLIDICPVGALTSRPYAFVSRPWELTKTDSIDVLDAVGANIRVDARGPEVLRIIPRINEAVNEEWIADRGRFSFDGLKRRRLDRPWVKKDGKLVAATWPEAFAAIATKLSSLPGERIGAVAGALADAESLLALKDLMAAYGSTNLDCRDDFAAIDASRPDFFRFNTTIAGIEEADALLIIGSDVRREAPVLNARIRKRWTAGKFPIGFVGPRGVDLTYPAQHLGEGPAAMAAFAETLKAAQKPMIILGRGALQRADGAAVLAAAWQLAADVGALTPDWHGFNLLHLFGGQVGALELGFVQGKPLSDMLAGGVDALWLLNADGFEPSRIAPSTFVIYQGHHGDAMAARADVILPGAAYTEKDATWVNTEGRAQRGRLAIFPPGEAKEDWRILRAYSEGVGKTLPYDDTNAIRARLATVSPVFARVGDVVRAGCSDITAPAGGTPTDAPFVLPIPVYHQADVISRASDTMATCAAVYGPQPAMAAE, from the coding sequence ATGGCGAAGGTCACCATCGACGGCATCGAGGTCGAGGTCCCGAACGGCGCCTCCGTGCTGCAGGCCTGCGAGGCCGCTGGCAAGGAAGTGCCGCGCTTCTGCTATCACGAACGCCTGTCGGTCGCCGGCAACTGCCGCATGTGCTTGGTGGAAGTGGAGAAGGCGCCCAAGCCCGTGGCGTCCTGCGCGTACCCCGTCATGGACGGGATGAAGGTGTTCACCGACACCGCCGTGGTGCGCCAGGCGCGGCGCAACGTGATGGAATTCCTGCTCATCAACCACCCGCTGGATTGCCCGATCTGCGACCAGGGTGGCGAGTGCGACCTGCAGGACCAGGCCGTCGCGTATGGCCACGACAAGTCGCGCTACGAGGAACCCAAGCGCGCGGTGAAGGACAAGGACATCGGCCCGCTGGTGAAGACGGTGATGAACCGCTGCATCCAGTGCACGCGCTGCGTCCGCTTCAGCGCCGAGGTCGCCGGCACGCCCGAACTGGGCGGCACCAACCGCGGCGAGAACATGGAGATTGGCACCTATGTGGAGAAGGCGCTGACGTCCGAACTGTCGGGCAATTTGATCGACATCTGCCCGGTGGGGGCGCTGACCTCGCGCCCCTATGCCTTCGTGTCGCGGCCCTGGGAATTGACGAAGACCGACAGCATCGACGTGCTGGATGCGGTGGGTGCGAATATCCGCGTCGATGCGCGCGGGCCGGAGGTGCTGCGCATCATCCCGCGCATCAACGAGGCGGTGAACGAGGAATGGATAGCCGATCGCGGCCGCTTCTCCTTCGACGGGCTGAAGCGGCGGCGGCTGGACCGTCCCTGGGTGAAGAAGGACGGCAAGCTGGTCGCGGCGACCTGGCCCGAAGCCTTTGCGGCCATTGCGACGAAGCTGTCGTCACTGCCGGGTGAGCGCATCGGCGCCGTCGCGGGCGCGCTGGCGGATGCGGAGAGCCTGCTGGCACTCAAGGACCTGATGGCAGCCTATGGGTCGACGAACCTGGATTGCCGCGACGATTTCGCGGCGATCGATGCGTCGCGGCCTGACTTCTTCCGCTTCAACACCACCATTGCCGGCATTGAGGAAGCGGATGCGCTGCTGATCATCGGCAGCGACGTGCGTCGCGAGGCGCCGGTGTTGAACGCGCGTATCCGCAAGCGCTGGACGGCGGGGAAGTTCCCGATCGGCTTCGTCGGGCCGCGCGGCGTGGACCTGACCTACCCGGCGCAGCACCTGGGCGAGGGGCCCGCCGCGATGGCCGCCTTCGCCGAGACGCTGAAGGCCGCGCAGAAGCCGATGATCATCCTTGGCCGCGGCGCCTTGCAGCGCGCCGATGGCGCGGCGGTGCTGGCGGCGGCGTGGCAGTTGGCGGCGGATGTGGGCGCGCTGACGCCAGACTGGCACGGCTTCAACCTGCTGCATCTGTTCGGCGGCCAGGTGGGTGCGCTGGAACTCGGCTTCGTGCAGGGCAAGCCGCTGAGCGACATGCTCGCCGGCGGCGTCGATGCGTTGTGGCTGCTGAACGCGGATGGCTTCGAGCCGTCGCGCATCGCGCCCAGCACCTTCGTGATCTACCAGGGCCACCATGGCGATGCGATGGCCGCGCGGGCCGATGTAATCCTGCCCGGCGCCGCGTACACCGAGAAGGACGCGACCTGGGTGAATACCGAGGGTCGCGCACAGCGCGGGCGCCTGGCCATCTTCCCGCCCGGCGAAGCGAAGGAGGATTGGCGCATCCTCCGCGCCTACAGCGAGGGTGTCGGCAAGACGCTGCCCTATGACGACACCAACGCGATCCGTGCGCGGCTGGCGACAGTCAGCCCGGTCTTTGCGCGCGTGGGCGACGTGGTGCGCGCCGGCTGCAGCGACATCACCGCGCCGGCCGGCGGCACACCGACGGACGCGCCCTTCGTGCTGCCGATCCCTGTCTATCATCAGGCCGATGTGATCAGCCGCGCATCCGACACCATGGCCACCTGTGCCGCTGTCTATGGGCCACAGCCAGCAATGGCGGCGGAATAG
- a CDS encoding complex I 24 kDa subunit family protein, whose protein sequence is MSHASAPSVHSHDEPTAFAFDAESEAKIATVIKRYPEGKQASAVIPLLYVVQKQMGRQTGSAWVPRVAMDVVADRLSMPPIRVYEVATFYFMFNTKPIGRYHLQVCGTTPCWLRGSDDVLRACKDAGALKGYGDTSADGLFTLTEMECMGACVNAPMIAVDDDYYEDLDYERTVALIESLKRGERPAPGSAIGRQSSAPEGGPQVLTGAEQE, encoded by the coding sequence GTGAGCCACGCTTCTGCGCCCAGCGTGCATTCGCACGACGAACCGACCGCCTTCGCCTTCGATGCCGAGAGCGAGGCGAAGATCGCCACGGTCATCAAGCGCTACCCCGAAGGCAAGCAGGCCAGCGCGGTGATCCCGCTGTTGTATGTCGTGCAGAAGCAGATGGGCCGGCAGACCGGCAGCGCCTGGGTGCCGCGGGTTGCGATGGATGTGGTGGCGGACCGGTTGTCCATGCCGCCGATCCGCGTCTACGAGGTCGCGACCTTCTACTTCATGTTCAACACCAAGCCGATCGGGCGATACCACCTGCAGGTGTGCGGCACGACGCCGTGCTGGCTGCGCGGGTCCGATGACGTGCTGCGCGCCTGCAAGGATGCCGGCGCGCTGAAGGGCTATGGCGACACCAGTGCGGATGGGCTGTTCACGCTGACCGAGATGGAGTGCATGGGTGCCTGCGTGAACGCGCCGATGATCGCAGTGGATGACGACTACTACGAGGACCTCGACTACGAGCGCACCGTCGCGCTGATCGAATCGCTCAAGCGTGGCGAACGCCCGGCGCCGGGCAGCGCGATCGGGCGGCAGAGCAGTGCGCCGGAAGGTGGGCCGCAGGTCCTCACCGGCGCGGAGCAGGAATGA
- a CDS encoding NADH-quinone oxidoreductase subunit D, with amino-acid sequence MSQPLIGDAPVETVKRSIEVESHTINFGPQHPAAHGVLRLILEMKGEIVERADPHIGLLHRGTEKLIEHKTYIQALPYFDRLDYVSPMCMEHPFALATERLLGIEVPERAQYIRVLFAEVTRVLNHLLNITTYALDCGAITPALWGFEQRETLLEFYEQVSGSHYHANYFRPGGVAKDLPPGLEERIADWARKFPAFIDDLATLLTENRIFKQRTVDIGVMTAEQAMEWGFSGPCLRASGCAWDLRKSQPYDVYDRMEFDVPVGTRGDCYDRYLVRMLEMRQSLRIIEQCLAQMKPGPVKVLDNKIAPPSRGEMKRSMEALIHHFKLYTEGYHVPAGSTYTVTEAPKGEFGVYLVADGTNKPYRCKIRAPGYAHLQAMEVLSKGHMLADAVAVIGSLDVVFGEIDR; translated from the coding sequence ATGAGCCAGCCCCTGATCGGTGACGCGCCCGTCGAGACGGTCAAGCGCAGCATCGAGGTCGAGAGCCACACCATCAATTTCGGCCCGCAGCACCCGGCCGCGCATGGCGTGCTGCGCCTGATCCTCGAGATGAAGGGCGAGATCGTCGAGCGCGCCGACCCGCATATCGGCCTGCTGCATCGCGGCACCGAGAAGCTGATCGAGCACAAGACCTACATCCAGGCGCTGCCGTATTTCGACCGCCTCGATTACGTCAGCCCGATGTGCATGGAGCACCCCTTCGCACTGGCGACGGAACGTCTGCTGGGGATCGAGGTGCCGGAGCGTGCGCAGTATATCCGCGTGCTGTTTGCCGAGGTGACGCGGGTGCTGAACCACCTGCTGAACATCACGACCTATGCGCTGGATTGCGGCGCCATCACGCCGGCGCTGTGGGGCTTCGAGCAGCGCGAGACGCTGCTTGAATTCTACGAGCAGGTGTCGGGCAGCCACTACCATGCCAACTACTTCCGGCCGGGTGGTGTCGCGAAGGACCTGCCGCCGGGGCTGGAGGAGCGCATCGCTGACTGGGCGCGCAAGTTCCCCGCCTTCATCGACGACCTCGCGACGCTGCTGACGGAGAACCGCATTTTCAAGCAGCGCACCGTCGATATCGGCGTGATGACGGCGGAGCAGGCGATGGAGTGGGGCTTCTCCGGCCCCTGCCTGCGCGCGTCAGGCTGCGCGTGGGATCTGCGGAAGTCGCAGCCCTATGACGTGTATGACCGCATGGAATTCGACGTGCCGGTCGGCACCCGCGGCGATTGCTACGACCGCTATCTGGTGCGGATGCTCGAGATGCGGCAGTCGCTGCGCATCATCGAGCAGTGCCTGGCGCAGATGAAGCCCGGCCCGGTGAAGGTGCTGGACAACAAGATCGCGCCGCCGTCGCGTGGTGAGATGAAGCGGTCGATGGAAGCGCTGATCCATCACTTCAAGCTCTATACCGAGGGCTATCACGTGCCCGCCGGCAGCACCTACACCGTGACCGAGGCGCCGAAGGGCGAGTTCGGCGTGTATCTGGTCGCGGACGGCACCAACAAGCCGTACCGCTGCAAGATCCGCGCGCCGGGATACGCGCATCTGCAGGCGATGGAAGTGCTGTCGAAGGGGCACATGCTGGCCGACGCGGTGGCGGTGATCGGCTCGCTGGATGTCGTGTTCGGGGAGATCGACCGGTGA
- the nuoF gene encoding NADH-quinone oxidoreductase subunit NuoF, with protein sequence MALSDKDRIFQNLYGTQPWNLAAARMRGNWDGTATILARGRDGIIEEMKNSGLRGRGGAGFPTGMKWSFMPKQSDGRPSYLVVNADESEPGTCKDRDIIRHDPHTLVEGCLIAGFAMGAVAGYIYIRGEYFNESVVLEAAIAEAYEAGLLGKNAAGSGYDFDLYVHRGAGAYICGEETALIESLEGKKGMPRLKPPFPAAVGLYGCPTTVNNVETIAVVPEIMRRGGAWFASFGRPKNSGTKIFCIQGHVNKPCNVEAEMSIPMRELIERYAGGVRGGWDNLLCVIPGGSSTPLLPKHICDDVLMDFDALREHKSGLGTAGVIVMDKSTDVIKAIARLAAFYKHESCGQCTPCREGMGWQMRLMNRMVTGNAEIEEIDVLENVTRRIEGHTICALADGGVWPVQGLIRHFRPLMEERIMAYKAQHARLAAE encoded by the coding sequence ATGGCGCTCTCCGACAAGGACCGCATTTTCCAGAATCTGTACGGCACGCAGCCCTGGAACCTGGCTGCGGCGCGCATGCGCGGGAACTGGGACGGGACAGCGACGATCCTCGCGCGCGGTCGCGACGGCATCATCGAGGAGATGAAGAATTCCGGCCTGCGCGGCCGCGGCGGCGCCGGCTTCCCGACCGGCATGAAGTGGTCCTTCATGCCGAAGCAGTCGGATGGGCGGCCGTCCTACCTGGTCGTGAACGCGGATGAATCCGAACCCGGCACCTGCAAGGACCGCGACATCATTCGCCACGATCCGCACACGCTGGTCGAGGGCTGCCTGATCGCCGGCTTCGCAATGGGTGCGGTGGCCGGCTACATCTACATCCGCGGCGAGTACTTCAATGAGAGCGTGGTGCTCGAAGCGGCGATCGCGGAAGCCTACGAAGCCGGGTTGCTCGGCAAGAACGCAGCAGGGTCCGGGTATGATTTCGACCTCTATGTCCATCGCGGGGCAGGGGCTTATATCTGCGGCGAAGAGACGGCGCTGATCGAAAGCCTCGAAGGCAAGAAGGGGATGCCGCGGCTGAAGCCGCCGTTTCCGGCCGCCGTCGGGCTCTATGGGTGCCCGACCACGGTGAACAATGTCGAGACCATCGCCGTGGTTCCGGAGATCATGCGGCGCGGCGGCGCGTGGTTCGCCAGCTTCGGGCGGCCGAAGAATTCCGGCACCAAGATCTTCTGCATCCAGGGCCATGTGAACAAGCCCTGCAACGTGGAAGCCGAGATGAGCATCCCGATGCGGGAACTCATCGAGCGCTACGCCGGCGGCGTGCGCGGCGGGTGGGACAACCTGCTGTGTGTCATCCCCGGCGGTTCGTCGACGCCGCTGCTGCCCAAGCACATCTGCGACGACGTGCTGATGGATTTCGACGCGCTGCGCGAACACAAGTCGGGCCTCGGCACCGCGGGCGTGATCGTGATGGACAAGTCGACCGACGTGATCAAGGCGATCGCTCGGCTGGCGGCCTTCTACAAGCACGAGAGCTGCGGCCAATGCACGCCCTGCCGCGAAGGCATGGGCTGGCAGATGCGGCTGATGAACCGGATGGTCACGGGCAATGCGGAGATCGAGGAGATCGACGTGCTCGAGAACGTCACGCGCCGGATCGAGGGGCACACCATCTGCGCACTGGCGGATGGTGGCGTCTGGCCGGTGCAGGGGCTGATCCGGCATTTCCGACCGCTGATGGAAGAACGCATCATGGCGTACAAGGCGCAGCATGCGCGCCTGGCGGCGGAGTAA